Proteins found in one Paenibacillus borealis genomic segment:
- the murG gene encoding undecaprenyldiphospho-muramoylpentapeptide beta-N-acetylglucosaminyltransferase → MRIVLSGGGTGGHIYPAVAVARQLESEDDKSVFLYIGGKRGLESKLVPQENLPFKAIDITGFRRKLSMDNVKTVMRFLKGVKASKAMLREFKPDVVIGTGGYVCGPVVYAASRLGIPTLIHEQNAIPGLTNRFLSRYADTVAVSFEGTEPAFPGAKNVIYTGNPRATTVMTANPQRGFASLGIPEGSTVVLVVGGSGGAKAINRAMIEMAPFVGKGNGVHYVYVTGEAYFEETLKAVREKLGSLPNWLHILPYIHNMPEVLACTSLIVNRAGASFLAEITALGIPSVLIPSPNVTNNHQEANARQLEREGAAVVLLEKDLSGEALFAAVHKIIGADDARRSMSAASRRLGKRDSASLVVTELRRLAAGRKR, encoded by the coding sequence ATGCGTATTGTATTAAGCGGCGGCGGTACGGGCGGACATATCTATCCGGCCGTGGCCGTGGCCAGACAGCTGGAATCCGAAGATGACAAATCAGTCTTCCTGTATATCGGGGGCAAACGTGGTCTGGAGAGCAAGCTGGTTCCCCAAGAGAACCTGCCCTTTAAGGCAATTGATATTACCGGCTTCCGGCGTAAGCTCTCGATGGACAATGTGAAGACGGTTATGCGTTTCCTAAAGGGCGTTAAAGCTTCCAAGGCCATGCTGCGGGAGTTCAAGCCGGATGTCGTGATCGGCACCGGCGGATATGTCTGCGGACCTGTAGTGTACGCTGCATCCCGGCTCGGCATCCCGACGCTCATTCATGAGCAGAACGCGATTCCGGGTCTCACTAACCGTTTCCTAAGCCGGTATGCGGATACGGTCGCCGTAAGCTTTGAAGGCACGGAGCCGGCTTTTCCAGGGGCTAAGAACGTAATCTACACAGGCAACCCCCGGGCAACTACTGTAATGACTGCCAATCCGCAGCGGGGATTCGCTTCACTCGGCATTCCTGAGGGCAGTACGGTTGTGCTGGTAGTCGGAGGAAGCGGAGGCGCCAAGGCAATTAACCGCGCGATGATTGAAATGGCTCCGTTTGTGGGTAAGGGTAATGGTGTTCATTATGTGTATGTTACCGGAGAGGCTTATTTCGAGGAAACCCTTAAAGCTGTGCGCGAGAAGCTTGGCAGCCTGCCGAACTGGCTGCATATCCTTCCGTATATTCATAATATGCCCGAGGTGCTGGCCTGTACTTCACTCATCGTGAACCGGGCGGGGGCATCGTTTCTTGCAGAAATTACCGCGCTCGGCATTCCCTCTGTGCTCATCCCTTCTCCCAATGTGACGAATAATCATCAGGAAGCGAATGCCAGACAGCTTGAACGTGAAGGGGCGGCAGTTGTGCTGCTGGAGAAGGATCTTAGCGGCGAGGCACTGTTCGCAGCTGTGCATAAGATTATCGGAGCGGACGATGCACGCCGCAGTATGTCTGCCGCCTCAAGGCGTTTAGGTAAAAGGGACTCCGCTTCACTGGTTGTCACCGAGCTCCGCAGACTGGCCGCAGGCCGGAAACGCTAG
- the spoVE gene encoding stage V sporulation protein E codes for MNKSRHAPDIWLLLPILALLAIGMVMVYSAGSVLGFRNYGDSFYFVKRQLLFAGLGLIAMFITANTDYVVLKKFARPALIVCFVLLVLVLVPGIGVVRGGARSWLGISSFGIQPSEFMKMGMILFLAKWLGTEDYDISSFTRGLLPPLALIGSAFALIMLQPDLGTGTVMFGAALMMVFTAGARMKHLLSLGALGVAGFAGLIAAAPYRLQRITAFLDPWSDPLGAGYQIIQSLYAIGPGGLGGLGLGMSRQKYSYVPEPQTDFIFSILAEELGFIGGLAVLLLFLILIWRGMKVAMSLPDRFGSYLAVGIVCMVAVQVIINIGVVIGLMPVTGITLPLISYGGSSLTLMLTALGILLNLSRYAR; via the coding sequence ATGAACAAATCCCGTCATGCGCCCGATATCTGGCTGCTGCTTCCGATATTGGCTTTGCTGGCCATCGGTATGGTAATGGTTTACAGCGCCGGGTCTGTTTTGGGCTTCCGCAATTATGGCGACTCCTTCTATTTCGTCAAAAGACAGCTGCTGTTCGCAGGCCTGGGCCTTATCGCCATGTTCATCACCGCTAATACCGATTATGTGGTGCTGAAGAAGTTCGCCAGACCGGCGCTGATTGTCTGCTTCGTACTGCTCGTGCTGGTGCTTGTTCCCGGCATCGGGGTCGTGCGCGGCGGTGCCCGCAGCTGGCTGGGAATCAGCTCCTTCGGCATTCAGCCCTCGGAGTTCATGAAGATGGGGATGATCCTCTTTCTGGCCAAATGGCTTGGGACAGAGGATTATGACATTTCCAGCTTCACCCGCGGACTGCTTCCGCCGCTTGCGCTGATCGGTTCCGCTTTTGCGCTGATCATGCTCCAGCCGGATCTCGGTACAGGCACTGTCATGTTCGGGGCTGCCTTGATGATGGTCTTCACGGCAGGTGCCCGGATGAAGCATCTGCTCTCCCTGGGCGCACTGGGTGTTGCCGGGTTCGCGGGGCTTATTGCCGCAGCACCCTACCGCCTGCAGCGGATTACGGCTTTTCTGGACCCCTGGTCCGATCCGCTCGGGGCCGGCTACCAGATCATCCAGTCACTGTACGCGATTGGACCCGGCGGGCTAGGCGGCTTGGGTCTCGGCATGAGCCGGCAGAAGTACAGCTATGTGCCGGAGCCGCAGACCGATTTTATATTCTCCATATTGGCCGAAGAGCTGGGATTTATCGGGGGGCTGGCGGTGCTGCTGCTGTTCCTGATTCTGATCTGGCGCGGAATGAAGGTAGCGATGAGTCTGCCAGACCGTTTCGGCAGCTATCTGGCCGTAGGCATCGTCTGTATGGTCGCTGTTCAGGTGATCATCAACATCGGTGTCGTTATCGGCCTCATGCCGGTTACCGGCATTACGCTTCCGCTGATCAGCTATGGGGGCTCATCGCTGACCCTGATGCTCACAGCTCTTGGCATTCTACTTAATTTATCCCGTTATGCGAGGTGA
- the murD gene encoding UDP-N-acetylmuramoyl-L-alanine--D-glutamate ligase, with the protein MKHPDLYRGEEVVVLGLAKSGVQVAKVLHERGAVVTVNDKKERDQSPEASELESLGISVICGGHPEGLIHEGVALVVKNPGIPYSVSPVQQALELGIEIVTEVEVAYHLCAAPMIGITGSNGKTTTTTWVGRMLEAAGMRPIVAGNIGTPLCQAAQEADADNWMVVELSSFQLKGTEAFRPKVAALLNVAETHLDYHGGMEDYVASKSKLFANQGPSDTAVLNWDDPVCRELIPYIKAGILPFSTTEELVQGIFVRPSFVPDTEDDLKRVIIYRDYTESETEIADVDSIGLPGRFNVENALAACGIAIAAGADPAVLGGVLASFRGVEHRLEYVADKAGAAYYNNSKATNSKATTMALGSFKKPVILIAGGLDRGSDYMELLPVLGGSVKALVALGETKDKLAAVAQLAGVKTIISVDNGESAAAVLQEAVREASALAEAGDVILLSPACASWDMFTSYEERGRIFKEAVHNL; encoded by the coding sequence ATGAAGCATCCGGATCTGTACCGTGGTGAAGAAGTGGTCGTCCTGGGGCTCGCCAAAAGCGGGGTCCAGGTGGCCAAGGTGCTGCATGAACGCGGCGCGGTTGTGACGGTCAATGATAAAAAGGAAAGAGATCAAAGTCCCGAAGCTTCCGAACTGGAATCTTTGGGAATTTCTGTTATATGCGGAGGGCATCCGGAGGGGCTGATTCATGAGGGGGTAGCCCTTGTCGTTAAGAATCCCGGGATTCCCTACTCCGTATCTCCGGTGCAGCAGGCACTTGAGCTTGGCATCGAAATCGTAACCGAGGTAGAAGTGGCCTATCATCTATGCGCCGCACCAATGATCGGCATTACGGGCTCCAACGGCAAGACGACGACAACGACCTGGGTGGGCCGTATGCTGGAAGCAGCGGGGATGAGGCCCATTGTTGCCGGAAACATCGGTACACCGCTCTGTCAGGCCGCACAGGAGGCTGATGCGGACAATTGGATGGTTGTCGAGCTCAGCAGCTTCCAGCTCAAGGGTACGGAAGCCTTCCGGCCCAAGGTCGCTGCCCTGCTGAATGTTGCCGAGACTCATTTAGACTATCATGGGGGGATGGAGGATTATGTTGCCTCCAAATCCAAGCTGTTCGCGAATCAGGGGCCGAGTGACACCGCCGTACTGAACTGGGATGACCCGGTTTGCCGCGAGCTGATTCCTTATATCAAAGCAGGCATCCTGCCCTTCTCCACCACTGAAGAACTGGTTCAGGGCATCTTTGTCCGTCCGTCCTTTGTGCCGGATACAGAAGATGATCTGAAGCGTGTCATTATCTACCGTGATTACACGGAGAGCGAGACCGAAATAGCCGATGTGGATTCGATCGGCCTTCCGGGCCGTTTCAATGTGGAGAATGCGCTGGCCGCCTGCGGCATTGCCATTGCCGCAGGTGCGGACCCTGCTGTGCTAGGCGGGGTGCTGGCTTCCTTCCGCGGTGTGGAGCACCGGCTGGAATATGTGGCAGACAAGGCGGGGGCTGCCTACTATAACAATTCCAAAGCTACCAATTCCAAAGCGACGACTATGGCGCTAGGCTCCTTCAAGAAGCCGGTGATCCTCATTGCCGGAGGGCTGGACCGCGGTTCTGATTACATGGAGCTGCTGCCTGTCCTCGGCGGGAGCGTCAAGGCGCTGGTGGCCCTCGGGGAGACGAAGGACAAGCTGGCCGCAGTTGCACAGCTGGCAGGAGTAAAGACCATCATCTCCGTCGATAATGGGGAGAGCGCCGCCGCCGTGCTGCAAGAGGCTGTGCGGGAGGCTTCCGCTCTTGCGGAAGCAGGAGATGTAATTCTCCTGTCTCCTGCCTGTGCCAGTTGGGATATGTTTACATCCTATGAGGAGCGCGGGCGTATTTTTAAAGAGGCGGTGCATAACCTTTAA
- the mraY gene encoding phospho-N-acetylmuramoyl-pentapeptide-transferase, translating to MDYQLLLLTIAVSFILAVIAAPLIIPLLRRMKFGQQVRDDGPQTHLKKAGTPTMGGIIIMVAFTLSFLKFSVINSDFYVLLVATLGYGLIGFLDDYIKIVFKRSLGLTARQKLAGQLLVGIVLCALLISGGHNTNISIPGTSVSFDWGAWFYYPFIVLMMMAVTNAVNFTDGVDGLLSGVSAIALAAFAVVAMQATSIAAGVCAAAMIGAVLGFLVFNAHPAKVFMGDFGSFGIGGAIGAIAIVTKTELLFVVIGGVFVVEMLSVIIQVASFKTRGKRVFRMSPIHHHFELGGWSEWRVVVSFWAVSLVLAAAGLYLIKGL from the coding sequence ATGGATTATCAATTACTTCTGCTGACTATTGCTGTGTCCTTTATCCTTGCGGTCATTGCCGCTCCGCTGATTATTCCGCTGCTGCGCCGGATGAAGTTCGGGCAGCAGGTTCGCGACGACGGTCCACAGACCCATTTGAAAAAGGCGGGAACACCAACGATGGGCGGAATTATCATCATGGTGGCGTTCACGCTGTCTTTTCTGAAATTCTCGGTAATTAATTCGGATTTCTACGTACTTCTGGTAGCTACGCTGGGTTACGGTCTGATCGGTTTCCTGGATGACTATATTAAGATTGTCTTCAAACGCTCCCTCGGGCTGACCGCGCGCCAGAAGCTTGCAGGCCAGTTGCTGGTCGGTATCGTTCTTTGCGCTCTGCTGATTTCCGGCGGACATAATACAAACATCAGCATCCCGGGAACGTCAGTGAGCTTTGACTGGGGCGCCTGGTTCTACTATCCGTTTATTGTCCTGATGATGATGGCGGTAACCAATGCAGTCAATTTCACAGACGGGGTGGACGGCCTGCTGTCCGGCGTCAGTGCCATCGCGCTCGCTGCTTTTGCTGTGGTCGCCATGCAGGCAACCTCGATTGCCGCCGGTGTCTGCGCTGCCGCGATGATTGGTGCAGTACTCGGTTTTCTGGTGTTCAATGCCCATCCTGCTAAGGTGTTCATGGGTGATTTCGGCTCCTTCGGTATTGGTGGCGCCATTGGCGCCATTGCCATTGTTACCAAGACCGAGCTGCTGTTCGTGGTGATCGGCGGCGTCTTCGTAGTCGAAATGCTGTCCGTAATTATTCAGGTCGCTTCGTTCAAGACACGCGGCAAACGGGTATTCAGAATGAGCCCGATCCACCATCACTTTGAGCTGGGCGGCTGGTCGGAGTGGCGTGTTGTTGTCTCCTTCTGGGCGGTAAGCCTGGTGCTGGCGGCTGCTGGACTATATCTCATCAAGGGGTTGTAA
- a CDS encoding UDP-N-acetylmuramoyl-tripeptide--D-alanyl-D-alanine ligase — MITRTLYTIALMCGGELSSAEDKNIEVAGVVTDSRKITPACLFVPLVGDNFDGHHYAAASLAAGAAATLWQRDKGPAPEGGAVILVEDTLAALQKLSSAYLGELAPRVVAVTGSNGKTTTKDMITALLDVQYKVHKTQGNFNNHIGLPLTILSMDSDVEIAVLEMGMSSRGEIALLSGLAVPDVAVITNVGESHLLQLGSRKEIARAKLEIVDGLKRGGLLIYNGDEPLLAEVMAEPGFNPPEGMLRFRFGQSEGNDDYPTGLMSHGGGMTFTSHLHAERAFTLPLPGRHNVINALAALAVARHYGVTDENIETGLAGLKLTGMRIEVIQAANGLTLLNDAYNASPTSMRAAIDVLQSMKCSGRRIAVLGDMLELGPDEVLFHQQTGSYLDPALTDEVYTFGPLAAHIAEAAAERFGAGRIFAFTDKEALITALNTKCGAKDVVLFKASRGMRLEEVLHRLKEYSEANLN, encoded by the coding sequence TTGATTACAAGAACGCTGTATACTATCGCGCTAATGTGCGGAGGAGAGCTGTCCTCTGCTGAAGATAAGAATATCGAAGTTGCGGGGGTCGTAACCGATTCCCGCAAGATTACGCCTGCCTGCCTGTTCGTTCCGCTGGTCGGAGATAACTTTGACGGCCATCATTACGCTGCTGCTTCTCTGGCGGCAGGAGCAGCCGCTACGCTCTGGCAGCGGGACAAGGGGCCTGCCCCTGAAGGCGGCGCTGTAATCCTGGTGGAGGATACACTGGCCGCCTTGCAGAAGCTGTCCTCGGCTTATCTGGGGGAGCTTGCGCCCCGTGTCGTTGCCGTAACGGGCAGTAATGGCAAGACCACAACCAAAGATATGATTACCGCTCTGCTTGATGTGCAGTATAAGGTGCACAAAACACAGGGCAATTTCAATAATCATATCGGTCTGCCGCTTACCATCCTCTCTATGGACAGCGATGTCGAAATCGCTGTGCTGGAGATGGGCATGAGCTCACGCGGAGAGATTGCCCTGCTGTCCGGGTTAGCTGTTCCTGATGTGGCTGTAATTACCAATGTAGGCGAATCACATCTGCTGCAGCTCGGGTCCCGCAAGGAAATCGCCCGGGCCAAGCTTGAGATAGTAGACGGACTTAAGCGGGGAGGCCTGCTCATCTATAACGGGGACGAACCGCTGCTTGCAGAAGTTATGGCAGAGCCCGGGTTTAACCCGCCGGAGGGCATGCTCCGCTTCCGGTTCGGCCAGTCCGAAGGCAATGACGATTATCCGACAGGTCTTATGTCTCATGGCGGCGGAATGACCTTCACCTCGCATCTTCATGCGGAGCGTGCCTTCACGCTGCCTCTGCCGGGACGTCACAATGTCATTAACGCACTCGCTGCACTAGCGGTTGCGCGCCATTACGGTGTGACTGACGAGAACATAGAGACCGGATTAGCCGGCCTTAAGCTGACTGGTATGCGCATTGAAGTGATCCAGGCGGCAAACGGTCTGACGCTGCTGAACGATGCTTACAATGCCAGTCCTACATCCATGAGGGCTGCGATCGATGTGCTGCAGTCCATGAAATGCAGCGGGCGCAGAATCGCTGTGCTGGGGGACATGCTGGAACTTGGGCCTGATGAAGTATTGTTCCACCAGCAGACCGGCAGCTATCTTGATCCTGCACTGACGGATGAGGTCTACACTTTCGGACCGCTCGCTGCTCATATTGCGGAGGCTGCGGCGGAGAGATTCGGGGCCGGCCGTATATTTGCTTTTACAGACAAAGAAGCATTAATCACTGCCTTGAACACCAAATGCGGTGCCAAGGATGTTGTATTGTTCAAAGCATCCAGAGGGATGCGTCTGGAGGAAGTGCTTCACCGCCTGAAAGAATATTCTGAAGCTAACTTAAACTAA
- a CDS encoding UDP-N-acetylmuramoyl-L-alanyl-D-glutamate--2,6-diaminopimelate ligase, with product MKINELSSCLAASCLYGEGEIEITDLQVDSRKVKPGDLFICLPGHTVDGHDYAPQAAASGAAALVCERKLEIDLPQIVVDDCRFAMSVLSNAFFGSPSSRMKMIGITGTNGKTTTTYLIEQIMQDHGVKTGLIGTIQMRYDGQSYPMSGTTQESLELQRTLNDMASKGVQCCVMEVSSHALQQGRVKGTDYRTAIFTNLTQDHLDYHHTMEEYRSAKALLFSRLGNVISPWKEERKYAVLNADDAASSYFADQTAAEVITYGIDSSANVRASQISITSKGTFFHVNTFKGETDISLRMVGKFNVYNALAAITAALLEGVPLEGIKASLESVAGVDGRVESVDAGQDFAVIVDYAHTPDGLENVLKAVCEFAAGKVITVFGCGGDRDTTKRPLMGKIAAKYSDRVMVTSDNPRTEDPLLILRDIEAGLLEEGVEQERYEMIPDRREAIRKAIEMASPGDVVLIAGKGHETYQLIGGVVHDFDDRIVAKEVIRGRSY from the coding sequence ATGAAAATTAATGAACTGTCATCCTGTCTTGCCGCTTCGTGTCTATACGGGGAAGGTGAGATCGAGATTACGGATTTGCAGGTGGATTCCCGCAAGGTTAAGCCGGGCGATTTGTTCATCTGCCTGCCCGGTCATACGGTGGATGGACATGATTATGCGCCACAGGCTGCCGCCAGCGGTGCAGCTGCCCTTGTGTGCGAGCGGAAGCTGGAGATCGATCTTCCGCAGATCGTGGTAGATGACTGCCGGTTTGCGATGTCCGTGCTGTCGAATGCCTTCTTCGGCTCACCCAGCAGCCGGATGAAGATGATTGGGATTACCGGCACCAACGGCAAAACCACCACCACGTATCTGATTGAGCAGATTATGCAGGACCATGGTGTGAAGACTGGGCTGATCGGGACGATTCAGATGCGTTATGACGGACAAAGCTATCCGATGTCCGGGACTACACAGGAATCCCTTGAGCTTCAGCGTACTTTGAACGATATGGCGTCCAAAGGCGTGCAGTGCTGTGTGATGGAGGTATCCTCCCATGCGCTTCAGCAGGGACGGGTGAAGGGGACGGACTACCGCACGGCGATATTCACGAACCTGACCCAGGATCATCTGGATTATCACCATACGATGGAGGAGTACCGCTCGGCTAAGGCGCTGCTCTTCTCGCGGCTCGGCAATGTGATCTCCCCCTGGAAGGAAGAACGTAAATACGCCGTTCTCAACGCGGATGATGCAGCAAGCAGCTATTTTGCTGACCAGACCGCAGCGGAAGTGATTACATATGGGATCGACAGTTCTGCGAACGTCCGGGCTTCACAAATTTCCATCACGTCCAAAGGAACTTTTTTCCATGTGAATACGTTTAAGGGTGAGACAGATATTTCGCTCCGCATGGTCGGCAAGTTCAATGTATATAATGCGCTTGCGGCCATTACTGCTGCTCTGCTGGAGGGTGTGCCGCTCGAAGGTATCAAAGCCAGTCTGGAGTCGGTAGCCGGTGTGGACGGCCGTGTAGAGTCTGTGGATGCCGGACAGGATTTCGCGGTGATCGTAGACTATGCGCACACGCCTGATGGTCTGGAGAATGTGCTGAAGGCTGTCTGTGAATTCGCTGCCGGCAAGGTCATTACCGTCTTTGGCTGCGGCGGAGACCGGGATACGACCAAACGGCCGCTGATGGGCAAAATAGCTGCTAAATACAGCGACCGCGTCATGGTCACTTCCGACAATCCCCGGACGGAGGATCCGCTGTTGATTCTGCGCGATATTGAGGCAGGTCTCCTTGAGGAAGGCGTGGAGCAGGAACGGTATGAGATGATTCCTGACCGGCGCGAAGCGATTAGAAAAGCTATTGAAATGGCAAGCCCCGGCGATGTAGTATTGATTGCGGGGAAAGGTCATGAGACCTATCAGCTAATCGGCGGAGTGGTTCATGATTTTGATGACCGCATCGTAGCCAAAGAAGTGATAAGGGGCCGAAGCTATTGA
- a CDS encoding stage V sporulation protein D, which translates to MKVSKVITRRRMLWTLLGLAVLFGSLAVRLAYVQLSQGEKLSAKAEESWRRNIPFTAKRGEILDREGVALAYNISSPTIYAIPVQVKEKEQTAKQLAPLLGMTEEKLVTLLTQKKASVKLQPGGRKITMELAASIRDLQLPGIVVAEDNKRYYPYGDLAAHILGFTGIDNQGITGIESIYDKLLQGSAGNISYLSDAGGRLMPGSSEKYTEPQDGLSLQLTIDKQIQSIMERELDQAMVKYQAQGAWSIAMDPRNGEILAMASRPGYEPGSYKEYDAEVYNRNLPIWMTYEPGSTFKIITLAAALQEGKVDLQNEHFFDPGYIEVGGAKLRCWKKGGHGSQTFLEVVENSCNPGFVALGQRLGKDTLFKYIRDFGFGTKTGIDLNGEANGILFKPAQVGPVELATTAFGQGVSVTPIQQIAAVSAAINGGKLYTPHVAKAWINPDTGNVVSEVEPEEVRQVISEETSKKVRAALESVVAKGTGRPAFIDGYRVGGKTGTAQKVINGRYSPTEHIVSFIGFAPADDPQIVVYTAVDNPKGIQFGGVVAAPIVQNILEDSLHYLKVPQRKDQLPKTYKYGETPIVTVPDLTGATVQDIYEDLNMNFMLARSGSGNTVINQAPKAGARVEQGSTIRIYMGTSSE; encoded by the coding sequence ATGAAGGTTTCGAAAGTCATAACTCGGCGGAGAATGCTGTGGACGCTGCTGGGACTGGCCGTGTTGTTCGGTTCGCTGGCCGTGCGTCTTGCCTATGTACAGTTATCACAAGGGGAGAAGCTGAGCGCCAAGGCTGAGGAATCCTGGCGGCGGAATATTCCCTTCACTGCCAAACGCGGCGAGATTCTGGACAGGGAGGGCGTTGCACTGGCTTATAATATCAGCTCACCAACGATTTATGCCATTCCTGTGCAGGTCAAGGAGAAGGAACAGACCGCGAAGCAGCTGGCTCCGCTGCTCGGCATGACCGAGGAGAAGCTGGTCACTCTGCTGACCCAAAAGAAAGCCTCGGTGAAACTGCAGCCCGGCGGCCGCAAAATTACGATGGAGCTTGCCGCGAGCATCCGTGATTTGCAGCTGCCGGGCATCGTTGTGGCTGAGGATAACAAACGGTATTATCCTTATGGCGATTTAGCCGCGCATATCCTTGGCTTCACGGGAATTGACAATCAGGGGATCACCGGGATAGAGAGCATATACGATAAGCTGCTCCAGGGTAGCGCAGGCAATATATCGTATCTGTCCGATGCTGGAGGACGGCTGATGCCGGGCTCGTCGGAGAAGTATACTGAACCGCAGGACGGACTGAGTCTGCAGCTGACGATCGACAAGCAGATCCAGTCGATTATGGAGCGCGAGCTGGATCAGGCCATGGTGAAGTATCAGGCACAGGGTGCCTGGTCTATCGCCATGGACCCCCGCAATGGTGAGATCCTGGCCATGGCAAGCCGTCCGGGTTATGAGCCGGGCTCCTATAAGGAATACGATGCTGAAGTATATAACCGGAATCTGCCGATCTGGATGACGTACGAACCGGGGTCCACCTTCAAGATCATTACCCTGGCTGCTGCACTCCAGGAGGGTAAGGTTGATCTGCAGAATGAGCATTTTTTCGATCCGGGTTATATTGAAGTCGGCGGTGCCAAGCTGCGCTGCTGGAAAAAAGGCGGACACGGAAGCCAGACGTTCCTCGAAGTGGTGGAGAACTCCTGCAACCCCGGATTTGTGGCCCTGGGCCAGCGTCTAGGCAAGGATACCCTGTTTAAGTATATCCGTGATTTCGGGTTTGGCACGAAGACGGGGATCGACCTCAACGGTGAAGCGAACGGGATTCTGTTCAAGCCCGCGCAGGTGGGCCCGGTCGAACTGGCCACCACGGCCTTTGGCCAAGGGGTGTCCGTTACACCGATCCAGCAGATTGCAGCGGTGTCTGCAGCGATTAACGGCGGCAAGCTGTATACTCCGCATGTCGCCAAAGCCTGGATTAACCCGGATACCGGAAATGTTGTATCCGAGGTTGAGCCGGAGGAAGTGCGGCAGGTGATCTCGGAGGAGACCTCGAAGAAAGTGCGGGCTGCCCTTGAGAGCGTGGTTGCCAAAGGCACAGGCCGGCCGGCATTCATTGACGGCTACCGTGTGGGAGGCAAGACAGGGACGGCACAGAAGGTTATTAACGGCCGGTATTCTCCTACAGAGCATATCGTATCCTTTATCGGATTTGCGCCGGCGGACGATCCGCAGATCGTGGTCTACACCGCAGTTGACAATCCCAAGGGAATTCAGTTTGGGGGTGTGGTAGCAGCTCCGATTGTCCAGAATATTCTTGAGGATTCCCTTCATTATTTGAAGGTTCCGCAGCGCAAGGATCAGCTGCCGAAGACCTATAAATATGGCGAAACTCCGATTGTGACGGTTCCTGATCTTACAGGAGCTACCGTTCAGGATATTTATGAGGATTTGAACATGAATTTCATGCTGGCCCGCTCCGGATCAGGCAATACAGTGATTAATCAGGCGCCCAAAGCGGGAGCGAGAGTTGAGCAGGGCTCAACCATCCGGATTTATATGGGAACTTCCAGTGAATAA